One Salvia miltiorrhiza cultivar Shanhuang (shh) chromosome 6, IMPLAD_Smil_shh, whole genome shotgun sequence genomic window, AAGTCATGAATGTGTCAATTATTTCCTCTTACAAGCCAAGccttaaatagaaaataattgttggaaaatgaagtTTAAGCTCgcctaaaaactaaaaaatgctgaaagttcgtaTAAATACACCATGTTAAACAATAATATGTCATGTAGAAGTCACGTCAATTTTAATTCGACCGAAATTGCTAGTTGGAGGAAAAATCAGCCGAATacaaaaattatgtatttatattcaaataataaattttatgagaaaaatcagaaaacTCTAAAAGTTCGTGTATATACATGCAACtaaccttttattttttaaccgATGGTCATGTATCTTTTTTTTGGATCAGATTCTCTCTCTCATAATTTGTTGGGTTTTACCGTGTCTCACTCAATCTCATTAGTTTATACTCTCACGTCCCACTTATCTCGGGGCATTTGTTTTGAGCAcagaaattaagaatataaagtGAGTAGAgaccacttattttatgtgtagaGAAGGTAGTGACGACATACTATTTTGAAAAAGTATCATTATAaatggaaaaaattaaaaaagaaagtgtATCATGATAAATGGGaattgggacggaaggagtaattgtttatgataaaaataaaaaatattactccatctgtccacaaaagaacttactAAAAGaaagtgacacgagttttaagaaaaaagttatCAAATGTATTAAAAATGGAGAACAAGTTGTTGATTGTATTGGGAATGatgaaaatttattataatgagtattgagagtggtgaaaatgtgaaaatgtgaaaattaAAGGTAAATGAGATATTTACAAGTGGTGatatatagtccaaaaataggtatgGAGTTCTTTTGTTgatgtcccaaaaaggaaaattagaatgttTTTTCGTTGACGGaggtattattatataattaactcTAATTAGTACTCATTCTGTTCCACTTATCATGacacacttttctttttaatttgtctCATTTTTAAGGatactttctaaaaatagtagTAAGTGGTTTCTACTCACTCTACATTATTCGTAATCTCCGTACCAATTTTTATTGTTCCATTtaaaatgggacagagggaataTTTATtgctaaaaattgaaataaataaaaaatataaatcttaactttgaattaattaactcaaataattaataattaatttatatgaatataaaaataattataaatcctagtTATATGAGtgaattttagttaattatcgtaaaattatattaaaatataatatattaaaatcgaagaaaattataataagaaaactaacaaattaaaaatgagACAAAGGAACGTACAATAAATTACCCTCTCggtcccaacgaaagtggtgcgTATTCTTTTTTGAGCCGTCCAAACTAAAGTGGTACACTTGGCACAAAAGAACTTACTAAAAGAactgggacggaaggagtaattgggacggaaggagtaattgtttatgataaaaataaaaaatattactccctctgtccacaaaagaacttactAAAAGaaagtgacacgagttttaagaaaaaagttatCAAATGTATTAAAAGTGGAGAACAAGTTGTTGATTGTATTGGGAATGatgaaaatttattataatgagtattgagagtggtgaaaatgtgaaaatgtgaaaaatgtgaAAATTAAAGGTAAATGAGATATTTACAAGTGGTGatatatagtccaaaaataggtatgGAGTTCTTTTGTTgatgtcccaaaaaggaaaattagAAAGTTTTTTCGTTGACGGaggtattattatataattaactcTAATTAGTACTCATTCTGTTCCACTTATCATGacacacttttctttttaatttgtctCATTTTTAAGGatactttctaaaaatagtagTAAGTGGTTTCTACTCACTCTACATTATTCGTAATCTCCGTACCAATTTTTATTGTTCCATTtaaaatgggacagagggaataTTTATtgctaaaaattgaaataaataaaaaatataaatcttaactttgaattaattaactcaaataattaataattaatttatatgaatataaaaataattataaatcctagtTATATGAGtgaattttagttaattatcgtaaaattatattaaaatataatatattaaaatcgaagaaaattataataagaaaactaacaaattaaaaatgagACAAAGGAACACAATAAATTACCCTCTCggtcccaacgaaagtggtgcgTATTCTTTTTTGAGCCGTCCAAACTAAAGTggtacacttggcactattagtgagtgacatgcacgaatggtactagtgaccatattagtgccaatagtgtcatatacttgtgtTGATACACTATCTTGTTTTATATAAATGAGTGCAGTTATATgatcattttgaacacttcccggCCCGTagagtttagattatccatttagggtttaaataccccatttagggtttagattatccatttaggatttaaattctccatttagggtgttacacgaatggtacttatagccatattagtgtcattagtgttatatactctctcttatggtcactagtaccattcgtgcGTGCATGATACTATttgcactaatagtgccaagtgtaccaattgacttgattttttttttctgttggtaTTTTTGGCACTAATAATGTCATGTGTACCcaacccgcgcgcaaacccgaatctgGTCcgtcctaattaagggcaaaacaatattaaaatataaaaaatggtcaaaatttgtgttttttagattagtggccaaatatttatttttattgttcaaaatggctatttcaaaagcACTCTCTATTATTTTCTACATGGCATAGTCAATTTTAATTTAGGTCATTTGCGTATAAAAACACAAACTTTCAGTATTTTCTAGTTTTTCCGCGAACTCAATACTCTTTTGATTTTTCCCATGAAATTCATTTTTCCCCACAAAATTCACTTCCTTCATGTTTCTCAATTAGTTTGTGTtgcaatttttaaaatattaattaattttttttattgtgtccagaaattgaaaagattttatatgatttttggatcgattttttttatcattgcATATTTCTCAACCACTTTGTGATGTAATTAGTTATGTTTAAAATGTTAATGCAAATTTTTTATTGCGTCGAGAAATTTGAAAAGCTCTAATATAAACTTTGGATCTAAAAATTCTATCATTGAGTGAGAAatatgggagaaatgaatttcgtgaaaaaaatcataaaaatatgaGGTTCGCcgggaaaattgaaaaatattgaaagttctTATATTTACACACAAATaactcaaaaataaatcaagaCCAACGGTTGATCATTTCATATTAGCAGTTCCGACGGACACGACAACATCAATTTGGGAAAAAATAAGTTTCATGGGCAAAATcaaatacatataaaatttgtgtatttatattttaaaaataaagttcgtaaagagaattaaaaaatactgaaattttttatatttagatACAAATGATTTTTTAGAAAAACTCCAAGTAAGAAGTGTTTTATGTTGAAGTCATTACATCATTATCTAACTATTgttaccaaaaaattgaaaCTTGACTCCAGTCAATTATGGGGGCATGTACCATGCATTCTAGTCATATAATAATACCGGTGGTTAATAAGATACAAAGTtatataatgttatttttatattaaattgttgatttaaaaaaaattacaaaacagTGACAGtacaaaataatcaaaaacgGTAGTTCGTTGACTAAATTAAAGCCCGTGCTGACCAAGAtttagaaagaaaagaaaaataaataattggtGTAACTGTAACAACTACACCACCAAAATTACGACATGGACTAAAAGCCAAATTATCATCTCTCTTTCAGCATGTTTGGTATGGAAAATGCTGACAAAATTCTTCTTCAACTCCAACTCCACGCTGCTGATCTGGCtatataaatcacataaattcctTTCCTAGTTACACTCAAATAGTTAAGATCAGATTTTGATAATGCCTGAAAACGATCCAAACGTGGTGGAACAGCTGGAGGCGCCGATGCCGTGGATAGGCATGTATGCCGCCGTAGCATCGACGCTCTGCACGCTCGCCATGGCCGCCGACGTCTTCCACGGATTCCGGAGCAGAAAATACTGGTTCCCATCTAAATACTTGTCCCTCAACGCCACTTCCTTGGCTTTGCTATCCGTGGCAATGAAGCTCCCCGTGGATCTCACCACTAAAATGTACTCTGTCACCGACCGCCTTGCAAAGGTCAGCAGCCTCTCCTTCATCTCCATCGTCATGGCTAATTTCCTGACGTCGTTGGGATCCATGGACGACAAGAGCTTGCTGATGAACGTGGTGGCTCTAGGCATTATGGTGATCACCATCACCGGGAATGTGTGCATCCAGGTCATCCAAATGCGGTCTTATCTCGACTTAAGGCGGGCATTTTGGGAAGAATCTGTTGCCATGGGCTTGATGCTCCTCTTGCTGCTTATGTTCATTTCATCTGCTCTCACCATTCTGTCTACTAAACAGTTTCTGGAGACCAGGTACCATGATATGCATAACTCAATCTTGAACGAAGAGGAATTGGTGGATATCACGAAGAAGCTGAGGGTGTTGATCAAGAAATATTGGGTGATGGCGGAGACCAGCAGCCCTCAGTTTGTGATGGCTCGTTCCGTGACAAGCACCGTGTCTGGCATCGTCAGCTTGATCGTTGCCTTTAATTTGGTGGAAGCTGAGATACGGATCGCGGTGAAGGAGGGGATATTTGATCACGCGTTTTCGAGTTATAAGCAGTCGACGAGAGTGATTCTGCTGTCCCAGACTGTTGGAGTGATTGTGGGTGCCATTGCTCCAACGTCGAGGTGGTTTGTCGCGATAAACCATAGAACCTCGACTGGCTGCAGAAGGAGCATCCAAGATGCATTCACAGTGGAGGGCTATTGGACTCAGAAGCTGGTGGAATGGCGACAGAGCTCGTTATCTGTAGAGATTCAACATCTCAAGAGTAGAAAAGTTCTTCATGGTCTGAGAGGACTCATTCTGAGACTTGGCATCTTTGTTCAGCATCTGATTGTTATGGCGAGTAAATTAGTCCTCTCTGTCTCTATCTGCACGATGAGACTAATGAGTTTCTGCCTCAACTACATCAGAAGGTCGAGGCAGAAACACATTTGTGACTCCAACTCTGACTCCGGAGAGGTGGACATGAGGCGCTATGTTATTCAGCTTCAAGGAGAGGCGGAGTTACCTGCAGAAACACTGAGTAACATCTTCAAAGAGGTGGACGAAATCATCAGGAAAGCTAAGAAGAGGAAACCCGAAAAGCTGCTGAATCTCTTGTCCAAATCATGCAACTTCAAAGGGGTGACAGAATTTGATAGCCATCAAGTTCCAACTCTGCATCCTCAAGAGCTTCCTCATTGCTGGGCTCTACCTGTTGTCACACTGGCTTGCATTGCACGGGCAATTCCGAACGTTGAAAAGGAGAAATCGGAACGCCTATTGCGTAGCGTCACTGAAGGCCTCCGCTATGTGAAGCTTATGGACAAACTTCTCGACAGAAAAGGGCAATTGGCAAAAACGAGAGCTGCAGCGGAAGCAGTGAGTGTAGAAGCTGAACTAAAGGGCAAGTGGCAGAACAGGGATCTTGATGAAATTTCCATTAAAGGAAAGAATGCGGAGGAAATACTGCAACAACTCCATGAAGATTCTGGAAGAAGAGTGCTCGAGTTCAAGAGAAATCCCAAAAACAGTGTCACGCAAAACCTTGTTTACTGGAGCCCGGAGGTGATTGCAGCTAACTCAATGTACAGGGTGAGCAAAGCAATTCTGCTCAACCATGGAGGAGGTGAGCATGTGTTTGAGACATTATCGGTGATGATTGCAGATATAGTGGCTGCGTGCCTCACAAATCTACCGTGGGCAATCAGCAGCATGTGTCACCGCAGTGGCatcgaggaaagagagagaggcgtgCGCAAAGCAGCAAAGTATTTGGGAGAAACTGAAGATATCATCGCACTTATACAACAACGCCAACTTCCCATCTTGGGCCTCCCCCCTCATCGCCCAACTTACATTCAAGAATGGCGAGCCTTGCTTGGCCTCCAAAACCAAAACAAGGATCACATAAGCATCAACATAGAGGAGTGATTATGACAACTAATGTTTATCATTATACTTGACTGCAGTTTTGTTGTTAGAAACATGAATGTAAAGTTTCCATTCTTGTTACAAGCCATAGATAAGAAACAATAATTTCTTCAGTTATGAAATTGATAGTTCTAAGTATAAGTAGGATGCGAATATAAATATAGCGATATCGCTACTTATGCAAATCAATGTAGGCATGTTTATACATGTAATAAGTAGTACTAGAGAGTTGTTAGTATGATTAGTCAGGCATGTTTATCAGTGTAATTGGAAATTTTGAGGACTTCCACGACATTACAATAATTGGAAAATTTTCGACCAGAGAGTTGTTAGTACGAATATGGTTCCGTACCTGGAATAGAATGTCATGCCATTAAAAGGGACGACTCAGCACCAGATAAGAAGAATTGAAGGAGTTAAAGCAATTAGATGATTCTGTCAAAACAGAATACATCTGCTCAGCCAACTTCAACCGTTGGATCTTTACAGTTACACAGCAACGACTAGATCTTCAAGTTAGAGCTGGATTTTGTATCtcgtatattttttttgtatacgTTGCATTAGAGTTAGGGTTTTTCTGATCATTCTTGCTATCAAAGAAGAGAGTGCTTATGTGAGTAAAAGAGAGAGCTTCTACTGTGAGTTTAGGTGCTTCTTGTAGCTGTTGTGATTGCAGTGTTTCTTGTGCTCATTTTCTCTCGTTTTGATAGTGAATAAAACACCAAGAGTTAATATTCTCGTGGATGTAGATCTCCGGATTGAACCATGTAAAATCCTTTGAGTTCTTGTTAGTTTCTCGATCCTATTAGTTGATGTTCTTGCGAGTGGTGTTGCTGGTTTAATTTGATTACAaattggcgccgtctgtgggaagggaTTTACTCACAACAGCGATTGTTGCAAGTTTGTTTAGCCGCAGTGAAGATAATCCATCGAACAAGATTGACTTGAGGAGATTCAGATCATCACGGAGATGCGATTCGATGTGGAGAAGTTCTCCGGAAAGAATGATTTTGGACTTTGGCACATAAAGATGTGTGCTATGCTAATATAGAAAGGATTAGCTGATGCTCTGAAATCGGATCAAGATAAGAAGGATGCGGATTCAAAACCAGACGCGCAAAGAAGGGAGATGATGGAGAAAGCTCATACCACCATCATTCTTTTCCTATATGATAAAGTTTTGAGAGAGGTTTCAAGAGAAACCACTGCTGCATGAGTATGGGCCAAGTTAGAGTCTCTACATGACAAAATCCTTGGCGAATAGGTTGTACATGATGCAATGATTGTACTCATATAAGTTTCTTGAAGATAAGGGAATCAGTGAGTAGTTGGATGAGTTCAACAAGTCCATTGATGACTTGGAGAACATTGATGTCAGACTAGAAGATGAGGACAAGGCCATCATTTTGCTAAATGCCTTGCCCAAGTCTTTTGATCAGTTGAAAGATGTCATGCTTTATGGCAGAGAAAACACCATCTCACTGGAGGAGGTCCAGTCAGCCCTAATGTAATACCCgtgcttttgatgacgtgtttaattgcttaagtttgagtaattagggtatagatcccttgtttgattactttgtaaagagatgaggagttatatgaagtttttttttttaaagatgttgagatgttctttcgatgatgtaagaatgatgtgagattttatattcgtatttgagtttgagtattcgaataattcgagataattatttgaatgagaacggtgaactcggaagtgagatctgagtctgttaagacgtttttgaaaattttgactttttgacgatgaatagtaaaatactgctatttcgtctttttgtcgactttcaaaatcttacgtgcacgtcgtcgaaaaatattcttagtttttcgatacgagtccaataatgaaagtttttatttttggacgacgagtgaatagtgaaCTAgattttctcgataaacgaaccgagctcgtttatcagaatttcgagaacgagcttgtgttttctatatttatatagaattacgagtgcaatgaaagtgagtagaggttgagagggcgagtaacgaagagtatgggtagttaatcgttaaaacgagacgaaacgagatatttaacgactaacgggttaatatcctaaatatctaacctaccctacccctaaccacccccccaaCTGCCCACTATCCCTCTATCTCACCTAACTCACGCTGCACACTAGTGCTGCCACGGTTCAACCGGGACCGGCGGGccgaccctgaaccggcccgaaagtcaacggtccgggcccggaccgttgaccacgGGCCGGTTCCGGGACCGGCCCGCCAAGGAGCTCGGTCCGGTTAAGGTTCAAGGGGAGGGCGGCCCGCGGCCCGCCGGGCCGGCCCgccggttcggccctgaaccgccgggcccggccaattttttatttttttttaattttatattcaaatcttaataattttaactaaatgtagtttcactatttatagtgtactacacatggtagagaatcctacatttttcaatgtgggataatgtagcttcactatttatagtgtactaaacatggtagagaatcctacatttttcaatgtgggataatgtagcttcactatctataatgtactacacattgtaaagaatcctacattttcaatgtgggatcactcaacctaacttataaatatataacttatattcatgtaataacttataacttctaaatatataacttataaatatgtaacttataacttataaggtctagggatcaattagttaatattagttagtttacttattcaattttaaagattatgtaatttgtatccttgtaatattttttaaaaaacaaaacatatatttaaaaattatatatttatatgacaatagtatataagttattaagtaatttaagactttaagttgagtaattttaacattttaagtttttaacatcataatttataaaactatatagtataggttgagtaattttaatatttttttcaacatttgtaaagtaaaaattattacatgaatataagttataagttacaagttatatttttataagttataagttatatattacatgaatataaattatgtaacttataacttataaggtctAGGGATCAATTAGTTAGTATTtgttagtttacttattcaattttaaagattatgtaatttgtatccttgtaatatcttttggtacatagaataaattcaataaagatatctatttttatgaattcatttgaatttttggttctcaatgtgttaattatttttcctttattttatttcaattcaattgtcatttaaaaaaaagatgacataaaaaatattattatattattaagatttttaagttgagtaaatttgaaaattattttacttggtaacttgagtaatttcaagctttaaaaaacaaaacatatatttaaaaattatatatttatatgacaatagtatataagttattaagtaatttaagactttaagttgagtaattttaacattttaagtttttaacatcataatttataaaactatatagtataggttgagtaattttaatatttttttcaacatttgtaaagtaaaaactattacatgaatataagttataagttactccacaagttatatatttataagttgttagttatatattacatgaatataagttttatatttataagttaggttgagtgatcccacattgaaaaatgtagtatTCTTTACAATATGTAGTACACTATAGATAGTGAAGCtccattaagttgaaattatcccacattgaaaaatgtaggattctctaccatgtgtagtacactataaatagtgaaggtaggattctctaccatgtgtagtacactataaatagtgaagctacattatcccacattgaaaaatgtaggattatctaccatgtgtagtacactataaatagtgaagctacatttagttgaaattaacacaaatcatttaatttcattaaaaataaaaataatacaaaaaaaaatgaaaaagcccggaaccgccggttttcggccctTGAACCGCCGGTTCTCGGCCCggaccggaaccgccggttcagggtcagAAAACCGGCCCTTTTAATTTcatccgggccggttcaggttcgCCGGATTCCgaaccctgaaccgccggttcgggcccggaaccggcggttcctgaaCCGGCGGCACCACTACtgcacacacaacacacacactaatTTGTGCTGCACACACACTAaaacacattagaaacacacacacacttcacgtTAACACCATTTCTTTGGTGTtcaagcttttgacctccgatttgagcaccgagacgagcgctgatcatcttttcgatcacgtatctaagtaggtaagatctctacctacgttttgatggttttcttttcgattttcgtcgacgtcgaaaaacgtcgattctcgactttattttgaaacgacgtcggatcgtcgtgaaattttagtatgttgttcttgggtagatgttgagcatgtttaatgaagggagtaagaacggaacgaaccgtagctatgaaacccatgagggcagccccgtttttcacatattagcttgtctttcgatttttgtttgatcgttttgacttgatatttgtgcttaggggtatgctagaatcgatatatattaaattcgtatttttccaagcacgaaaattgtataaatttttagagtatgattatttaaattcgtgaagtttgaggcgttgcataatgaatattattgcgtatatgtgttatacgatatcacatgagcatgctaattgatttacaatttatggatgataattgttgaacgaaattaaaactggaattctgtcaaaattttacagcagtttcaagcttatgtttcgatgagttttcattgcttgatggctctgaaattttagtatgtttatctatgatatgtgtatttcgttgctgcaaaatttcatgtcttttgaatgatgtttgctattttaaagatattttgaaaaatccttgacagaatctgtcaactattggtagacttcacaaaaacgtttatatctattaatccatgaaggattttgcatcaccgttttttttaaacgaaactagacttcaatacttttctaaaaacataagatttcgatttttatgacctctgaaacagagcagtttattatttcaaaaatgccctgttctgctgtcatatttgtccaacagtaaaagtgtatgagtttcattgtttatttggcagatcatatgaacgttttctcttgtgaaatttttaaccaaatcttcaaggatacctttagttttggctgattaaatttgatggaattttattaaggtttgccttggtttctaatggcctaaacaaaattggcagaaactgtcaatctttgacagcctgcactaaaagagcaatatctccaaaaacctttaacctttttggttaactaccatttttagagtgaactacacttcatgaagtttttgagatcaattggtatgagagtttatgatgattgagttggttgttatgaatttttaaagatgacacaaaaacagcaaaactttctagaaaacaacttgattatatttgttttgatggatgatacgatatgactaaatggtgtgagttgtgagagttatgattaacgcacataaatgttggtatctgacactcgaacaattggtgtcgagtataaatgatagtttactgataaagagttttgatgattttgaattgtttggtttgcgttgaaaagatgtcaagatgttaagttttgagtcgagagacgagttcacgtagtgagattcacgcgttgaaatctcgtggctgacattatatatgaataggtcatgccgaaatttttagtgaaattagaatttgagcatagtcaattcttgttgacctgtgactcaaatacatacctaatggaaagtttaactttctaatttgttaattagacgagatgagagcgaatagatctgctaagaaagtggacttttcgatgtgttaaatatttcttttaattgaagcgctgctaattataacataaggatgttataattaatgagtaatgacgagagataataattgttatattgattaacaatcaagagagatgaacattagagatactaatgtttcataaaagagattagattattaatcgaggtttcttttataacttctcaccaattcttcataacgatgaaggtccttttgggaagtaacgacttgagggagagagtgacgttactcattgatacagagacacaacgaggtgggcattacttttactatacgtatatagagatcccctgcttgtcgtaggcctcttatacgaatgaatgcatgagatgatttaactgttaatttcagttttatatatctatcaaacgagtttaatgctacctttgagcaagttatttcatgacaaaatctttgagttaaagttatttcaagtattgtcttgccataaaatgtttaaattttagtatgatatctatctgctttggctttgccaatgatgcaatcgaattcgggtcctgag contains:
- the LOC130990781 gene encoding uncharacterized protein LOC130990781, giving the protein MPENDPNVVEQLEAPMPWIGMYAAVASTLCTLAMAADVFHGFRSRKYWFPSKYLSLNATSLALLSVAMKLPVDLTTKMYSVTDRLAKVSSLSFISIVMANFLTSLGSMDDKSLLMNVVALGIMVITITGNVCIQVIQMRSYLDLRRAFWEESVAMGLMLLLLLMFISSALTILSTKQFLETRYHDMHNSILNEEELVDITKKLRVLIKKYWVMAETSSPQFVMARSVTSTVSGIVSLIVAFNLVEAEIRIAVKEGIFDHAFSSYKQSTRVILLSQTVGVIVGAIAPTSRWFVAINHRTSTGCRRSIQDAFTVEGYWTQKLVEWRQSSLSVEIQHLKSRKVLHGLRGLILRLGIFVQHLIVMASKLVLSVSICTMRLMSFCLNYIRRSRQKHICDSNSDSGEVDMRRYVIQLQGEAELPAETLSNIFKEVDEIIRKAKKRKPEKLLNLLSKSCNFKGVTEFDSHQVPTLHPQELPHCWALPVVTLACIARAIPNVEKEKSERLLRSVTEGLRYVKLMDKLLDRKGQLAKTRAAAEAVSVEAELKGKWQNRDLDEISIKGKNAEEILQQLHEDSGRRVLEFKRNPKNSVTQNLVYWSPEVIAANSMYRVSKAILLNHGGGEHVFETLSVMIADIVAACLTNLPWAISSMCHRSGIEERERGVRKAAKYLGETEDIIALIQQRQLPILGLPPHRPTYIQEWRALLGLQNQNKDHISINIEE